The Sporosarcina luteola genome contains a region encoding:
- a CDS encoding YheC/YheD family protein has protein sequence MKGIRGRYGQQRILETDSGLSVNLLETKLLSEGTFYSFVVKYKYFIIKPLVGPQEVHISVTNDGIESLTGNQALRFSNKEQIYDYLTKRIFTKKYYVIQACPANPSTLYQCSFTLHRKSPTAHWKIVHSATEDKNSVPHYNLYNIWMLNSSVTAAKMLGTAFPDCHTIVVDIVKDGFGSFWLADTILHDRNSKWSQYHSLHQERSLRSFLPATDLCTKKTLLAFLNTYPEVIIKPCVGQQGRGIVKISLTGDLAFEVHEKQNRQVVDDFEQLFSYVHNHYLSQRDYIVQQRISLMEIDGKPCDVRVITQFDEGSWILTGQVVKVAAKDYFVSNRASKLLTLENALSRQNNEISFERCAKWIEMVCKKSSKRLLKNNGDLSIIGFDIGIDDKGAVWLIEGNYAPSLSMFYMYDNNEIHERISYYIKKNKKSD, from the coding sequence GTGAAGGGTATTCGAGGACGTTATGGTCAACAAAGGATATTGGAGACGGATTCCGGTTTATCAGTGAATCTGTTGGAAACAAAATTATTATCTGAAGGGACATTCTACAGTTTTGTCGTGAAATACAAATACTTCATCATCAAACCGCTAGTAGGACCGCAAGAAGTCCATATTTCAGTTACTAATGATGGTATTGAATCGCTAACAGGGAATCAAGCCTTACGTTTTTCAAACAAAGAGCAAATATACGATTATTTAACAAAACGAATTTTCACTAAAAAGTATTACGTTATTCAAGCTTGCCCAGCAAATCCGTCAACTCTCTACCAGTGCAGTTTCACCCTTCATAGAAAATCTCCTACAGCACATTGGAAAATCGTCCATAGTGCAACTGAAGACAAAAACAGCGTTCCTCATTACAATCTATACAATATATGGATGCTCAACAGTTCAGTAACAGCAGCTAAAATGTTGGGTACCGCTTTTCCAGACTGCCATACAATCGTAGTGGATATCGTCAAAGACGGATTCGGAAGTTTCTGGCTCGCTGACACAATTTTACATGACCGCAATAGTAAATGGAGTCAGTATCATTCACTTCATCAAGAGAGGTCTTTACGTTCATTCCTGCCAGCTACGGATTTGTGTACAAAAAAGACATTGCTTGCATTTTTGAATACCTATCCAGAGGTGATCATCAAGCCATGTGTAGGGCAACAGGGTAGAGGAATCGTAAAAATATCTCTAACTGGTGATTTGGCTTTTGAAGTGCATGAAAAGCAAAACAGACAGGTCGTAGATGATTTTGAGCAGCTGTTCAGTTATGTTCATAACCATTATCTTTCGCAGAGAGACTATATTGTTCAGCAAAGGATATCTCTAATGGAGATCGATGGGAAACCTTGCGATGTGCGGGTCATCACCCAGTTCGATGAAGGTAGTTGGATCTTAACAGGGCAGGTCGTTAAAGTCGCTGCGAAGGATTATTTCGTTTCAAACAGGGCTAGTAAATTACTCACATTGGAAAATGCCCTATCACGTCAAAATAATGAAATTTCATTTGAGCGTTGTGCAAAATGGATTGAAATGGTATGCAAAAAATCTTCAAAAAGACTATTGAAAAACAATGGGGATCTTTCGATTATCGGATTTGATATAGGAATCGATGATAAAGGGGCGGTATGGTTGATCGAAGGGAATTATGCCCCGTCTCTTTCGATGTTTTACATGTATGACAACAATGAAATCCACGAGAGGATTTCTTATTATATAAAGAAAAATAAAAAGAGTGACTGA
- a CDS encoding Mur ligase family protein, protein MKPLTTGYIRKIISGKLIQGNDDLIIHHGAYRLKQVRHHHTILFLNRKMIRWEILKPFFPLAIVTDREMGVRAETEDLTIIKVENLQESYWKFVNNYRASIDIPVIAVTGTSGKTTTKEMIRHLLSFSRKVAHTNSTNNSRTAHLTYLLGMDDTTEAAVFETAVGAPGDISNAAAYLKPTIGIITNIGEHHLNYCKTLEGYISAKGEMCSALQPNGVLIINADDRNTKKLDLKSFTGTIVTVGIHSKSDFKASDVCFSPEGMYMTVEYQKKRYRMLVPGHGEHQIYNALAAIAAAHRIGMGLADIAVQFRSFPTLNKQLQLVKGLNGATIIDDTWSITTTSLEAALRVLENIGSAKKKIAVVGTITDLGSWGYVIHERAGEIIAESKIDVLFTVGKHAKIMADTVSKKGSSMEVHSFNNHILAYELLKKIATEDSIMLIKGDMFSEAIKKLSNLLRGRG, encoded by the coding sequence ATGAAACCTCTAACGACAGGATATATCCGGAAAATCATATCTGGAAAATTGATCCAAGGAAATGACGATCTGATTATACATCACGGTGCTTATCGACTTAAACAAGTAAGGCATCATCATACGATATTATTTTTGAATCGGAAGATGATCAGATGGGAGATCTTGAAGCCCTTTTTCCCGCTTGCGATCGTGACGGACCGGGAAATGGGAGTAAGGGCAGAAACAGAGGATTTGACAATTATAAAAGTTGAAAATCTACAGGAATCGTACTGGAAATTCGTCAACAACTATCGGGCTTCCATTGATATCCCTGTAATCGCAGTGACAGGTACGTCCGGTAAAACGACGACTAAGGAGATGATTCGTCATCTGCTTTCATTCAGTAGGAAAGTCGCGCACACAAACAGTACAAATAATTCAAGAACCGCACATTTGACTTACCTGCTGGGGATGGATGATACGACAGAGGCAGCTGTATTCGAAACAGCGGTCGGTGCGCCCGGCGATATTTCGAATGCCGCTGCCTATTTGAAACCGACGATTGGCATCATTACGAACATAGGGGAACATCACCTCAATTACTGCAAGACATTGGAAGGCTATATCTCTGCGAAAGGGGAAATGTGCAGCGCTCTTCAACCAAACGGTGTTTTAATCATTAATGCAGATGATCGGAACACGAAAAAACTGGATTTAAAAAGTTTTACTGGAACAATTGTAACAGTCGGCATCCATTCGAAAAGTGATTTCAAAGCAAGTGATGTCTGCTTTTCTCCTGAAGGTATGTATATGACTGTCGAATATCAGAAAAAGAGATACAGAATGCTTGTTCCTGGTCACGGAGAACACCAAATATACAATGCGCTCGCGGCCATTGCAGCAGCTCATCGGATTGGCATGGGACTTGCTGATATTGCTGTTCAATTCAGGTCTTTCCCAACGCTCAATAAGCAACTGCAGCTAGTGAAGGGGTTGAACGGAGCAACAATCATTGATGACACATGGAGCATTACGACGACTTCATTGGAAGCGGCATTGCGGGTGTTGGAGAATATCGGATCTGCCAAAAAGAAAATAGCAGTTGTCGGCACGATAACCGACCTTGGATCTTGGGGTTATGTCATTCATGAACGGGCGGGAGAAATCATTGCGGAAAGTAAAATCGATGTACTATTCACTGTCGGAAAACATGCAAAAATAATGGCAGATACTGTTTCTAAAAAAGGTTCTTCAATGGAAGTTCACTCATTCAATAATCATATTCTTGCCTATGAATTGCTGAAAAAGATTGCAACAGAAGATTCTATCATGCTTATCAAAGGTGACATGTTTAGTGAAGCAATTAAAAAGCTCTCAAACCTATTGAGAGGGAGAGGCTGA